In Oceanobacillus sp. FSL K6-2867, one DNA window encodes the following:
- a CDS encoding IreB family regulatory phosphoprotein encodes MSSIDKTMKFNFSEEPFDQDIKDILLTVHESLKEKGYNPINQIVGYLLSGDPAYIPRYNDARNLIRKVERDEVIEELVKFYLEQHKDK; translated from the coding sequence ATGAGTTCAATAGACAAGACTATGAAATTTAATTTTTCTGAGGAACCTTTCGATCAGGATATTAAAGATATCCTTCTAACGGTCCATGAGTCTCTGAAAGAAAAAGGATATAATCCGATCAATCAAATAGTAGGTTATTTATTATCGGGAGATCCGGCATATATTCCAAGATACAATGATGCCAGAAATTTAATTCGTAAAGTTGAACGCGATGAGGTTATCGAGGAATTGGTTAAATTTTATTTGGAACAGCATAAAGATAAGTAA
- the ruvX gene encoding Holliday junction resolvase RuvX, with translation MKIVGLDVGSKTIGVAVSDALGWTAQGLTTIKWDETDIYSADAELKSIIETHEIGKAIVGLPKNMNGTIGERGEASQRYASHLEEVHGIPTELWDERLSTIAAERVLLEADMSRKKRKKVIDKMAAVMILQGYLDQK, from the coding sequence ATGAAAATTGTAGGATTAGATGTAGGTTCAAAAACGATTGGTGTAGCAGTTAGTGACGCACTTGGATGGACAGCGCAAGGTTTAACAACGATTAAATGGGATGAAACAGATATTTATTCAGCAGATGCTGAACTAAAGTCTATTATAGAAACCCATGAAATCGGAAAAGCTATTGTTGGATTACCAAAAAATATGAATGGGACAATTGGCGAACGTGGTGAAGCATCTCAAAGATACGCAAGTCATTTGGAAGAAGTACATGGCATTCCAACTGAGTTGTGGGACGAAAGGCTTTCCACCATCGCAGCGGAACGCGTGCTTCTCGAAGCAGATATGAGCAGAAAAAAGAGGAAAAAAGTTATTGATAAAATGGCAGCAGTGATGATCCTGCAAGGCTATCTCGACCAAAAATAA
- the mltG gene encoding endolytic transglycosylase MltG, with amino-acid sequence MSKKKQSGSFKDNLITRSQEASTVRKIVLIILVALFLILAIGAISGYLYVKSALEPVDADSEEEITVEIPIGSSSSTIGAILEENGIIKDGKIFRFYVKFKNESDFQAGEYTFTPSMTFDEIIESLKNGRVILDAVHTITIPEGLTIDQIADIYSKRFDFTKEEFLETVNDRSYIKELMNRYPDLLSDEILDPDIRTPLEGYLFASTYDFYVESPTIQSIVEGMLDQTQKVVSKYMPAIEESDFNVHEAITFASLVERETASEEQRKQISGVFYNRMDAEMPLQTDPTVLYALGEHNEVVTYEDLEVDSPYNTYKITDLPIGPISNFAENSLSAVVEPAKTDYIYFLHDKKGNIYYAETYKEHLQNKEKYMN; translated from the coding sequence ATGTCCAAAAAGAAACAATCAGGCAGTTTTAAGGACAACCTTATTACCAGAAGCCAAGAAGCAAGTACTGTAAGGAAAATTGTTTTGATTATACTTGTTGCTTTGTTCCTGATATTAGCCATTGGTGCAATTTCAGGTTATTTATACGTAAAATCGGCTCTGGAACCTGTTGATGCAGACAGCGAAGAAGAAATTACCGTAGAAATACCGATTGGTTCTTCAAGCTCAACTATTGGTGCAATATTAGAAGAAAACGGCATAATTAAAGATGGAAAGATTTTCCGATTCTATGTAAAGTTTAAAAATGAATCTGATTTTCAAGCGGGAGAATATACCTTTACACCTTCCATGACGTTTGATGAAATTATTGAATCACTTAAAAATGGAAGGGTAATTCTTGACGCGGTCCATACCATCACCATTCCAGAAGGACTGACAATTGATCAAATTGCTGACATATACAGCAAGCGATTTGATTTTACGAAAGAGGAGTTTCTCGAAACTGTAAATGATCGGTCATATATTAAAGAATTGATGAATCGCTACCCGGACCTTTTATCGGATGAAATACTTGATCCAGATATTAGAACTCCATTGGAAGGCTATTTATTTGCTTCAACTTATGATTTTTATGTCGAATCCCCAACAATTCAATCAATAGTTGAGGGAATGCTTGATCAAACACAAAAAGTAGTATCCAAATATATGCCAGCTATTGAAGAATCAGACTTTAATGTGCATGAAGCTATTACATTTGCTTCACTCGTCGAAAGAGAAACGGCAAGCGAGGAGCAAAGAAAGCAGATTTCCGGGGTGTTTTATAATCGTATGGATGCCGAGATGCCGCTTCAAACGGATCCTACCGTTTTATATGCTTTAGGAGAGCATAACGAAGTTGTTACGTACGAGGATTTAGAAGTAGATTCACCATACAACACATATAAAATCACAGACTTGCCAATCGGACCAATTTCCAATTTCGCAGAAAACTCTTTAAGCGCTGTTGTTGAACCAGCAAAAACGGATTATATATATTTCCTGCATGATAAGAAAGGAAATATATATTATGCTGAAACGTATAAGGAGCATTTGCAAAACAAAGAGAAATATATGAACTAA
- a CDS encoding DUF1292 domain-containing protein: MALEEKERIIIPDENGEEHLFEVLFTFDVDETGQTYIAVVPAEQANDDEVEVYAFRYEETDDTDLSLFPIESDEEWDIVEEMLNTLADEEDES, from the coding sequence ATGGCTTTAGAAGAAAAGGAACGAATTATTATACCAGACGAAAATGGGGAAGAACATTTATTTGAAGTCCTGTTTACATTTGATGTTGATGAAACAGGGCAAACATATATTGCTGTTGTCCCTGCTGAACAAGCAAATGATGATGAAGTAGAAGTTTATGCTTTTCGCTATGAGGAAACAGACGATACCGATTTATCACTTTTCCCGATTGAATCAGATGAGGAATGGGATATCGTTGAAGAAATGTTAAATACATTAGCAGACGAAGAAGATGAATCATAA